One region of Miscanthus floridulus cultivar M001 chromosome 19, ASM1932011v1, whole genome shotgun sequence genomic DNA includes:
- the LOC136525656 gene encoding uncharacterized protein: protein MPLVVEAPGVSEAEVTEDRAPKTAETIVAAVGVSASAKATMAEAKAPETVEAIIVEAGAPEITKAVMMAVRPSVEEAKMKAAEASVAPLVQGPPLLRESIQEAEVYPISSDDTSRAREVVDAEETDAVEQPAPLLDEGSSTLV from the coding sequence aTGCCCTTAGTTGTCGAGGCCCctggggtctccgaggctgaggtgACGGAGGATagggcgcccaagaccgccgaGACTATAGTGGCCGCGGTTGGTGTTTCTGCGTCTGccaaggccacgatggcggaggccaaaGCTCCTGAGACTGTCGAGGCCATAATtgtagaggccggagcccctgagatCACCAAGGCCGTCATGATGGCGGTGAGGCCGTCTGTCGAGGAGGCGAAGATGAAGgcagcggaggcctcggtggcgcccttggttcagggcccgccgttgttgcgagagagcaTCCAGGAGgcagaggtctatccgatctcctccgatgatacttcccgggcgcgggaggtggtcgacgctgaggagaccgatgccgtggagcagccggcgccgctcttGGATGAGGGAAGCTCGACCCTCGTGTAG
- the LOC136527296 gene encoding putative lipase YDR444W — MVASTACSLPHGLSLRLSRSYNSRFLPPLGALAHRLGPACSSWSGSGSPSGLQSARNLYLHPVSRGSTVVCSVMYASKSKQEPDHLLILVHGIMASPKDWTYGEAVLKRRLGDNFFIYASSSNNYTKTFDGIDIAGRRLANEVLDVVNKMSSLRKISFLAHSLGGLFARYAIAVLHSVETKNAGQSSALIVPTTRGSAKSRCTSGLGSIAGLQPINFITLATPHLGVRGRNQLPFLQGLSILEKLAAPLAPLIVGRTGAQLFLTDGDPSKPPLLLQMASDCDDKKYILALAAFKNRVLYANVSYDHMVGWRTSSLRREKDLVKPSHRSLDGYKHIVNVEYCSPVSSEGPHFPSKAARAKEAAQRTPNRENTEEYHQMMEEEMIHGLQKVGWKKVDVNFHSSFWPYSAHNSIHVKNEWLHNAGAGVIAHVADSIKQQESRPCLPANL, encoded by the exons ATGGTGGCGTCCACGGCTTGCTCTCTTCCCCATGGCCTCTCGCTCAGGCTGAGCCGCTCCTATAACAGCCGCTTCCTACCGCCTCTCGGCGCTCTCGCGCACCGGCTCGGCCCCGCCTGTTCTTCTTGGAGCGGAAGCGGCAGCCCGTCAG GATTGCAATCTGCCAGAAACCTGTATCTTCATCCAGTATCAAGGGGAAGTACTGTTGTGTGTTCAGTGATGTATGCATCCAAGAGCAAGCAAGAACCAGACCATCTCCTTATTCTTGTCCATGGTATCATGGCAAG CCCCAAAGACTGGACATATGGGGAAGCAGTTCTGAAGAGGCGGTTGGGTGATAATTTTTTCATATATG CTAGTTCATCGAACAACTACACCAAAACCTTTGATGGGATTGATATAGCTGGAAGAAGGTTAGCAAATGAA GTCTTGGATGTGGTTAACAAGATGTCCAGCTTGAGAAAGATTTCCTTCCTAGCACATTCTTTGGGTGGTTTGTTTGCTAGATATGCTATTGCAGTACTCCACTCAGTGGAAACAAAGAATGCAGGACAAAGTAGTGCACTTATTGTTCCTACAACAAGAGGGTCAGCAAAATCAAGATGCACTTCAGGATTAGGTTCAATTGCTGGATTACAGCCAATTAATTTTATTACCTTAGCAACCCCACACCTTGGGGTTAGAGGGAGAAATCAG CTTCCGTTTCTTCAAGGTCTATCAATTCTAGAAAAACTTGCTGCACCTTTGGCTCCTTTAATTGTTGGGCGCACTGGTGCTCAACTGTTTCTCACTGATGGTGATCCTAGTAAGCCACCTCTCCTGTTACAAATGGCATCTGACTGTGATGACAAAAAGTACAT ATTAGCTTTAGCAGCTTTTAAGAACCGTGTCCTGTATGCTAACGTTTCATATGACC ACATGGTCGGCTGGCGAACATCTTCATTGAGGAGAGAAAAGGATCTTGTAAAG CCCTCACATCGTTCACTGGATGGCTATAAGCACATTGTGAATGTTGAATACTGTTCGCCCGTATCATCAGAGGGCCCCCATTTCCCTTCCAAGGCTGCCAGAGCTAAAGAAGCTGCACAGCGAACGCCAAACAGAGAAAATACCGAGGAATACCACCAAATGATGGAGG AGGAGATGATCCATGGCCTGCAGAAGGTTGGTTGGAAGAAGGTGGACGTCAACTTCCATTCATCATTCTGGCCTTACTCTGCTCACAACAGCATACAT GTCAAGAACGAGTGGCTTCACAATGCTGGTGCTGGTGTTATCGCGCACGTTGCGGACAGCATCAAGCAGCAGGAGTCACGCCCATGTCTTCCTGCCAATCTATAG
- the LOC136525322 gene encoding mitogen-activated protein kinase 1, producing MDGGGQPPDTEMTDAGAGGGGQPPAPAQQQPAAGAGMMENIQATLSHGGRFIQYNIFGNVFEVTAKYKPPILPIGKGAYGIVCSALNSETAEQVAIKKIANAFDNKIDAKRTLREIKLLRHMDHENIVAIRDIIPPPQREAFNDVYIAYELMDTDLHQIIRSNQALSEEHCQYFLYQILRGLKYIHSANVLHRDLKPSNLLLNANCDLKICDFGLARTTSETDFMTEYVVTRWYRAPELLLNSSEYTAAIDVWSVGCVFMELMDRKPLFPGRDHVHQLRLLMELIGTPNEADLDFVNENARRYIRQLPRHARQSLPEKFPHVQPLAIDLVEKMLTFDPRLRITVEGALAHPYLASLHDISDEPVCSMPFSFDFEQHALSEEQMKDLIYQEALAFNPDYQ from the exons ATGGACGGCGGGGGGCAGCCCCCGGACACGGAGATGACGGACGCCGGCGCGGGCGGCGGGGGgcagccgccggcgccggcgcagcAGCAGCCAGCGGCCGGGGCCGGGATGATGGAGAACATCCAGGCGACGCTCAGCCACGGCGGCCGCTTCATCCAGTACAACATCTTCGGCAACGTGTTCGAGGTCACCGCCAAGTACAAGCCCCCCATCCTCCCCATCGGCAAGGGCGCCTACGGCATCGTCTG CTCGGCGCTCAACTCCGAGACGGCGGAGCAGGTGGCCATCAAGAAGATCGCCAACGCCTTCGACAACAAGATCGACGCCAAGCGCACGCTCCGCGAGATCAAGCTGCTCCGCCACATGGACCACGAGAAT ATTGTTGCAATAAGGGATATCATACCTCCTCCACAAAGGGAGGCATTCAATGATGTGTATATTGCGTATGAATTGATGGATACTGATCTGCATCAAATTATTCGTTCAAATCAAGCTTTGTCAGAGGAGCACTGTCAG TATTTTCTTTATCAAATTCTTCGTGGCTTGAAGTATATACATTCAGCAAATGTTCTTCACCGTGACTTGAAGCCTAGCAATCTTCTTTTGAATGCAAACTGTGACCTCAAGATATGTGATTTTGGGCTTGCTCGCACCACCTCAGAAACTGATTTTATGACTGAATATGTTGTCACAAGATGGTATAGAGCACCAGAGCTTTTGTTGAACTCCTCTGAATATACTGCTGCTATTGATGTGTGGTCTGTGGGCTGTGTATTTATGGAACTGATGGACCGAAAACCCCTGTTTCCTGGAAGAGACCATGTCCATCAGCTACGTCTACTAATGGAG CTCATTGGGACACCGAATGAGGCTGATCTTGATTTTGTAAATGAAAATGCAAGAAGATATATCCGCCAACTACCCCGGCATGCTAGACAGTCCTTACCTGAAAAATTTCCACATGTTCAACCTTTAGCAATCGACCTGGTGGAAAAGATGCTGACTTTTGATCCTAGACTGAGAATAACTG TTGAAGGCGCACTTGCACACCCTTACTTGGCATCACTTCATGACATAAGTGATGAGCCAGTCTGCTCAATGCCCTTCAGCTTTGACTTTGAGCAGCATGCATTGTCGGAAGAACAAATGAAGGATCTGATCTACCAAGAGGCTCTTGCATTCAACCCTGATTACCAGTAG